One genomic window of Punica granatum isolate Tunisia-2019 chromosome 1, ASM765513v2, whole genome shotgun sequence includes the following:
- the LOC116208190 gene encoding DEAD-box ATP-dependent RNA helicase 1-like isoform X1, translating to MAEEEKEEESVPVLPWMRNPVDVSLSEECQLHLLPFLDPRLRVALQKMGISSLFPVQVAVWQETIGPGAFERDLCINSPTGSGKTLAYALPIVQVLSTRAVNCLRALVVLPTRDLALQVKEVFDAIAPAVGLSVGLAVGQSSIADEISNLVRRPKHEAGICYDPEGPPPELQSAVDILVATPGRLMDHINSTKGFTLEHLCYLVVDETDRLLREAYQSWLPTVLRITEANDGGLSNTRDFSLPIFGSLKTIRRCGIERGFKGRSYPRLVKMVLSATLTRDPSKLAQLNLHHPLFLTAGKRRYRFPEKLESYKLICESKLKPIYLVSLLQSLGGEKCIVFTSSVESTHRLCTLLNFFTDLQLKIKEYSGLQRQSVRSKTLKAFREGDVQVLVSSDAMTRGMDVEGVKNVVNYNMPPYIKTYIHRAGRTARAGQSGRCFTLLRKEEVKRFKKLLQKADNNSCPVYSVPSSSIESLRTTYTSALEKLKEVVESEASKKHKIGMKPLQARDQKKNAKSRFLWLSDTNTS from the exons ATGgcagaagaagagaaggaggaggagagcgTACCGGTGCTGCCGTGGATGAGGAACCCGGTGGACGTCAGTCTGTCGGAGGAATGTCAGCTCCATCTCCTCCCTTTTCTTGATCCCCG GTTGAGGGTGGCTTTGCAGAAGATGGGCATATCTTCACTGTTCCCAGTGCAAGTTGCAGTGTGGCAAGAGACAATTGGACCAGGCGCATTTGAGCGAGACCTCTGTATCAACTCCCCAACTGGAAGTGGGAAAACTTTAGCCTATGCCTTACCAATCGTGCAGGTCCTTTCCACTCGTGCTGTTAATTGTCTTCGTGCTTTAGTGGTGTTGCCGACTCGAGATTTAGCCTTGCAG GTTAAGGAAGTTTTTGATGCTATTGCTCCTGCGGTAGGACTGTCTGTTGGTTTGGCAGTCGGTCAATCTTCCATTGCCGATGAAATTTCGAATCTTGTAAGGAGACCGAAGCACGAGGCAGGCATCTGTTATGACCCAGAGGGCCCTCCCCCAGAGCTACAAAGTGCAGTGGATATCCTGGTGGCGACTCCAGGAAGACTCATGGATCATATCAATTCTACTAAGGGATTTACACTCGAGCATCTTTGTTATCTT GTAGTCGATGAAACAGATAGACTACTTAGAGAGGCATACCAATCCTGGTTACCAACTGTGCTCCGAATTACTGAAGCTAACGATGGAGGCCTCTCTAATACAAGGGATTTCTCCCTTCCCATATTCGGTTCATTAAAAACCATTAGGAGATG TGGCATTGAAAGAGGCTTTAAGGGTAGATCTTACCCTAGACTTGTGAAGATGGTACTTTCAGCTACTCTCACTCGAGATCCGAGCAAGCTTGCCCAACTCAACCTGCATCATCCCTTGTTCTTGACAGCTGGGAAGAGACGTTATCGGTTCCCAGAAAAATTGGAATCATATAAGTTG ATATGCGAATCAAAGCTGAAACCCATCTACTTGGTCTCGCTTCTGCAAAGTCTCGGAGGGGAGAAGTGCATTGTCTTCACATCGTCTGTGGAGTCTACACACCGTCTATGCACCCTACTAAATTTCTTCACCGATTTGCAACTGAAGATCAAAGAGTATTCAGGCCTTCAACGCCAATCAGTAAGGAG TAAGACATTGAAAGCATTCAGAGAAGGTGACGTGCAAGTTCTCGTTTCGTCGGATGCAATGACTCGTGGAATGGACGTGGAAGGGGTGAAGAATGTTGTAAATTACAATATGCCCCCGTACATCAAGACTTATATCCATCGAGCTGGTCGTACAGCACGAGCTGGGCAAAGTGGCCGGTGCTTCACTTTGTTGCGTAAAGAAGAG GTCAAGCGTTTCAAGAAGCTGTTGCAGAAAGCTGACAACAATTCATGCCCTGTTTATTCTGTTCCTTCAAGTTCTATCGAATCCCTGCGCACTACTTACACATCTG CGCTGGAGAAATTGAAAGAGGTAGTTGAATCTGAGGCATCAAAGAAGCACAAGATTGGAATGAAGCCTCTACAAGCGAGGGATCAGAAGAAAAACGCAAAAAGTAGATTTCTATGGTTATCGGATACGAATACGTCCTGA
- the LOC116208190 gene encoding DEAD-box ATP-dependent RNA helicase 1-like isoform X2: MAEEEKEEESVPVLPWMRNPVDVSLSEECQLHLLPFLDPRLRVALQKMGISSLFPVQVAVWQETIGPGAFERDLCINSPTGSGKTLAYALPIVQVKEVFDAIAPAVGLSVGLAVGQSSIADEISNLVRRPKHEAGICYDPEGPPPELQSAVDILVATPGRLMDHINSTKGFTLEHLCYLVVDETDRLLREAYQSWLPTVLRITEANDGGLSNTRDFSLPIFGSLKTIRRCGIERGFKGRSYPRLVKMVLSATLTRDPSKLAQLNLHHPLFLTAGKRRYRFPEKLESYKLICESKLKPIYLVSLLQSLGGEKCIVFTSSVESTHRLCTLLNFFTDLQLKIKEYSGLQRQSVRSKTLKAFREGDVQVLVSSDAMTRGMDVEGVKNVVNYNMPPYIKTYIHRAGRTARAGQSGRCFTLLRKEEVKRFKKLLQKADNNSCPVYSVPSSSIESLRTTYTSALEKLKEVVESEASKKHKIGMKPLQARDQKKNAKSRFLWLSDTNTS; this comes from the exons ATGgcagaagaagagaaggaggaggagagcgTACCGGTGCTGCCGTGGATGAGGAACCCGGTGGACGTCAGTCTGTCGGAGGAATGTCAGCTCCATCTCCTCCCTTTTCTTGATCCCCG GTTGAGGGTGGCTTTGCAGAAGATGGGCATATCTTCACTGTTCCCAGTGCAAGTTGCAGTGTGGCAAGAGACAATTGGACCAGGCGCATTTGAGCGAGACCTCTGTATCAACTCCCCAACTGGAAGTGGGAAAACTTTAGCCTATGCCTTACCAATCGTGCAG GTTAAGGAAGTTTTTGATGCTATTGCTCCTGCGGTAGGACTGTCTGTTGGTTTGGCAGTCGGTCAATCTTCCATTGCCGATGAAATTTCGAATCTTGTAAGGAGACCGAAGCACGAGGCAGGCATCTGTTATGACCCAGAGGGCCCTCCCCCAGAGCTACAAAGTGCAGTGGATATCCTGGTGGCGACTCCAGGAAGACTCATGGATCATATCAATTCTACTAAGGGATTTACACTCGAGCATCTTTGTTATCTT GTAGTCGATGAAACAGATAGACTACTTAGAGAGGCATACCAATCCTGGTTACCAACTGTGCTCCGAATTACTGAAGCTAACGATGGAGGCCTCTCTAATACAAGGGATTTCTCCCTTCCCATATTCGGTTCATTAAAAACCATTAGGAGATG TGGCATTGAAAGAGGCTTTAAGGGTAGATCTTACCCTAGACTTGTGAAGATGGTACTTTCAGCTACTCTCACTCGAGATCCGAGCAAGCTTGCCCAACTCAACCTGCATCATCCCTTGTTCTTGACAGCTGGGAAGAGACGTTATCGGTTCCCAGAAAAATTGGAATCATATAAGTTG ATATGCGAATCAAAGCTGAAACCCATCTACTTGGTCTCGCTTCTGCAAAGTCTCGGAGGGGAGAAGTGCATTGTCTTCACATCGTCTGTGGAGTCTACACACCGTCTATGCACCCTACTAAATTTCTTCACCGATTTGCAACTGAAGATCAAAGAGTATTCAGGCCTTCAACGCCAATCAGTAAGGAG TAAGACATTGAAAGCATTCAGAGAAGGTGACGTGCAAGTTCTCGTTTCGTCGGATGCAATGACTCGTGGAATGGACGTGGAAGGGGTGAAGAATGTTGTAAATTACAATATGCCCCCGTACATCAAGACTTATATCCATCGAGCTGGTCGTACAGCACGAGCTGGGCAAAGTGGCCGGTGCTTCACTTTGTTGCGTAAAGAAGAG GTCAAGCGTTTCAAGAAGCTGTTGCAGAAAGCTGACAACAATTCATGCCCTGTTTATTCTGTTCCTTCAAGTTCTATCGAATCCCTGCGCACTACTTACACATCTG CGCTGGAGAAATTGAAAGAGGTAGTTGAATCTGAGGCATCAAAGAAGCACAAGATTGGAATGAAGCCTCTACAAGCGAGGGATCAGAAGAAAAACGCAAAAAGTAGATTTCTATGGTTATCGGATACGAATACGTCCTGA